The uncultured Desulfobulbus sp. genome window below encodes:
- a CDS encoding DegT/DnrJ/EryC1/StrS family aminotransferase — translation MNVPLLDLKPQLAPLRTQMLEAVTRVLDSTGYILGREVTELEEKVAQYSQATYGVGVSSGTDALLNSLMSLDIGPGDLVLTTPYTFFATMGTILRVGAKPLFVDVTPQSLNMDPALAAEALKADRAGENRIKAMIPVHLYGQCADMQPIMALSKEYGVPVIEDAAQAIGAEYPFEEQGNITWRRAGGMGIAGCFSFFPSKNLGGIGDGGMITTSDEAYAGILRSNRNHGAEPKYYHSRVGGNFRLDPIQAVVLSIKLDHLENWHAGRRENAATYTRLFAEAGLVNEPVVLPSAVYAQVAGAEQHNHHIYNQFVIHVPKRDELRQFLQDNSVGCEIYYPLCLHQQECIAELGYGTQSFPIAEAAAADSLALPIYPELSTEQLEYVVTTIARFYNGN, via the coding sequence ATGAATGTACCTTTGCTTGACTTGAAACCCCAGTTGGCCCCGTTGCGCACACAAATGCTTGAGGCCGTGACCCGCGTTCTAGATTCCACCGGATATATCCTTGGCCGTGAAGTGACTGAGCTTGAGGAGAAAGTGGCCCAGTACTCACAGGCCACGTATGGCGTCGGTGTTTCTTCCGGAACCGATGCCCTGTTAAACTCTTTGATGTCTCTGGATATAGGTCCAGGGGACCTGGTCTTAACCACCCCTTATACCTTTTTTGCCACCATGGGAACTATTCTCCGGGTCGGGGCAAAGCCACTCTTTGTTGATGTAACCCCTCAAAGCCTTAACATGGATCCCGCCCTTGCTGCAGAAGCCCTCAAGGCTGACCGTGCTGGAGAAAACCGCATCAAAGCCATGATCCCTGTGCATCTCTATGGCCAATGCGCAGACATGCAGCCCATCATGGCACTCTCCAAAGAGTACGGCGTTCCTGTGATCGAGGACGCCGCCCAGGCTATTGGTGCGGAGTATCCTTTTGAAGAGCAGGGGAATATAACCTGGCGACGTGCCGGCGGCATGGGGATAGCTGGATGTTTTTCCTTTTTCCCCAGTAAAAACCTTGGTGGAATTGGCGATGGTGGCATGATTACCACCTCAGATGAAGCCTACGCGGGTATCCTGCGCTCTAACCGTAACCACGGAGCAGAACCTAAATATTACCACTCACGGGTTGGTGGTAACTTTCGCCTTGATCCCATTCAGGCAGTTGTCCTCTCTATTAAGCTGGACCATCTGGAAAACTGGCATGCAGGACGTCGTGAAAATGCGGCCACCTATACCAGACTTTTCGCAGAGGCCGGCCTTGTCAATGAGCCGGTTGTGCTGCCATCAGCCGTGTATGCTCAGGTTGCAGGTGCAGAACAACATAATCATCATATCTACAACCAGTTTGTCATTCATGTGCCCAAACGTGACGAGCTGCGTCAGTTTCTCCAGGACAATTCAGTTGGTTGTGAGATTTACTATCCGCTTTGCCTCCACCAGCAGGAATGCATTGCAGAGCTTGGATACGGTACCCAGAGTTTTCCGATTGCTGAGGCTGCAGCCGCAGATTCATTGGCATTGCCGATTTATCCTGAGCTGAGCACTGAGCAGCTTGAATATGTAGTCACAACTATTGCCCGGTTCTACAACGGTAATTGA
- a CDS encoding RNA polymerase factor sigma-32 produces MRDQSEKDSVEAKEAPQHALMLTSTDDNLPALSNPALHRYLQEISQYELLSREETEELAVRFQETGDPDAAYRLVSSNLRLVVKVAMDFQKYWMQNFMDLIQEGNVGLVQATKKFDPYRGVKFSYYAAYWIRAYILKFIMDNWRLVKIGTTQAQRKLFFSLNKEKKLLESQGFKPEVKLLAERLNVKESEVIEMGQRMDNWDVSLEAPVRSDSEDEQKSFLPSDAPGIEEVVASQEMRERLAGILADLSTKLNEKEQVILSTRLLSDEPRTLQTIADEFSISRERVRQIEANLLKKLRKQFEKEMPDIQDFLSGDGMILASGPTDQNS; encoded by the coding sequence ATGAGAGATCAGAGCGAAAAAGACAGTGTGGAAGCAAAAGAGGCACCTCAGCACGCTTTGATGCTGACATCGACAGATGATAACCTGCCTGCATTAAGCAATCCTGCTCTCCACCGTTACTTGCAAGAGATCAGTCAATATGAGTTACTCAGCCGCGAGGAAACTGAAGAACTCGCGGTACGTTTTCAAGAAACCGGGGATCCTGATGCGGCGTACCGTTTGGTTTCCTCAAACCTGCGTTTGGTTGTTAAGGTCGCCATGGATTTCCAGAAGTACTGGATGCAGAATTTTATGGATCTCATCCAGGAAGGGAATGTCGGCCTGGTACAGGCTACCAAAAAATTTGATCCTTACCGCGGGGTTAAATTTTCTTATTATGCAGCCTACTGGATTCGAGCCTATATCCTCAAATTCATTATGGATAACTGGCGCCTGGTTAAAATCGGGACGACACAGGCCCAGCGTAAACTGTTTTTCAGCCTGAACAAAGAAAAGAAACTTCTCGAATCCCAAGGGTTTAAACCCGAGGTCAAGTTGCTTGCTGAGCGGCTGAACGTCAAGGAGTCAGAAGTTATCGAGATGGGGCAGCGGATGGATAACTGGGACGTCTCCCTTGAGGCCCCAGTGCGCAGCGACTCCGAAGACGAACAAAAAAGCTTTCTTCCTTCCGATGCCCCAGGCATAGAAGAGGTCGTCGCCAGCCAGGAGATGCGTGAGCGTCTTGCAGGTATTCTTGCTGACCTGAGTACCAAACTCAACGAAAAAGAACAGGTTATTCTCAGTACCCGTCTGTTGAGTGACGAACCACGCACTCTGCAGACAATCGCCGATGAATTTAGTATTTCCCGCGAACGAGTCCGGCAAATTGAGGCCAATCTACTTAAAAAATTACGCAAACAGTTCGAAAAAGAAATGCCTGATATTCAGGATTTTCTCAGTGGTGATGGGATGATCCTCGCCTCTGGACCGACGGATCAGAACTCCTGA
- the lepA gene encoding translation elongation factor 4 — MNNIRNFSIIAHIDHGKSTLADRMIQLCKIVTDREFKDQLLDSMDIERERGITIKSQTICLPFVSDDGQSYILNLVDTPGHVDFSYEVSRALASCEGALLLIDAAQGIEAQTLANLYLAMENDLEIIPVINKIDLPAAEPEKVAGQIEEDLGLDGEAIQKCSAKTGEGVLELLNAIVKYLPPPKGDPEKPLEALIFDANYDPYRGTVISVRIVNGTVKTGDTIVFMSNGAEYKIEELGVFRLRREAQKQLSAGEVGYIIAGVKTVSDTRPGDTITLKAAPCPAPLPGFKEVQQVVFSSLYPISTDDYEDLAAALEKLKLNDAALTYQKDSSAALGFGFRCGFLGLLHLEVVQERLEREFDISLILTVPTVKYTFYLQDKTEVVVDNPTYFPDPGTINRIEEPFIKATIHIPERYMGAVMTLCMERRGENTKYHYPMPGRIEFICELPLAEVIYDFYDRLKSVTQGYGSFDYELLDYRQSDLVKLDILVNGEQVDALSQLAHRSKARERGLKACEQLKKEIPRQMFKIAIQAAIGSNIVARENISALRKDVTAKCYGGDISRKRKLLEKQKEGKKRMKTVGNVDIPQRAFLAVLKSDQ; from the coding sequence ATGAATAATATACGAAATTTTAGCATTATAGCTCACATTGATCACGGCAAGTCTACTTTAGCCGATCGCATGATCCAACTGTGCAAAATAGTCACTGATCGAGAATTTAAGGATCAATTGCTTGATAGCATGGATATTGAACGCGAGCGTGGTATAACCATCAAATCGCAGACGATCTGTCTTCCATTTGTCTCCGATGATGGGCAAAGCTACATCCTTAATCTGGTAGATACCCCCGGTCACGTTGACTTCAGCTATGAGGTTTCCCGCGCTCTGGCTTCCTGCGAAGGAGCCCTGCTTCTCATAGACGCAGCTCAGGGAATTGAGGCCCAGACCTTAGCGAATCTTTACCTGGCCATGGAAAATGACCTGGAAATCATTCCGGTGATCAATAAAATCGATCTCCCTGCTGCCGAACCAGAAAAGGTCGCTGGCCAGATAGAGGAAGATCTGGGACTTGACGGAGAGGCAATCCAGAAGTGTTCAGCAAAAACTGGCGAGGGCGTTCTTGAACTGCTTAATGCCATTGTAAAATATCTCCCCCCCCCAAAAGGGGACCCCGAAAAGCCGCTTGAGGCACTTATCTTTGATGCCAATTACGATCCCTATCGGGGAACGGTTATCTCCGTTCGTATCGTCAACGGTACTGTCAAAACCGGTGATACCATTGTCTTCATGTCCAATGGTGCGGAATACAAAATCGAGGAGCTGGGCGTATTCCGCCTGCGTCGAGAGGCACAAAAACAGCTTTCAGCCGGGGAGGTCGGGTATATCATCGCGGGAGTCAAGACCGTCTCTGACACTCGCCCCGGCGATACAATTACCCTCAAAGCAGCCCCCTGCCCTGCCCCTTTACCTGGCTTTAAAGAAGTACAACAGGTCGTGTTTTCTTCGCTGTATCCAATCTCCACCGATGATTACGAGGATCTTGCGGCCGCCCTGGAAAAACTCAAACTCAACGATGCTGCCCTCACCTATCAAAAGGATTCCTCTGCTGCCCTCGGCTTTGGCTTTCGTTGTGGATTTTTAGGACTTCTCCATCTTGAGGTTGTCCAGGAACGCCTGGAACGTGAATTTGATATTTCTCTCATCTTGACGGTCCCCACGGTAAAATATACGTTCTACCTTCAGGACAAGACGGAAGTAGTCGTCGATAATCCTACGTACTTTCCCGATCCGGGAACCATCAATCGCATAGAGGAACCTTTTATAAAGGCAACCATACATATCCCAGAACGCTATATGGGTGCGGTCATGACTTTATGCATGGAACGACGAGGTGAGAATACAAAATACCACTACCCCATGCCCGGACGAATTGAATTTATCTGTGAATTGCCACTTGCCGAGGTTATTTACGATTTTTATGATCGACTTAAATCGGTTACCCAGGGATACGGTTCCTTTGATTACGAACTTTTGGATTACCGCCAAAGTGATCTGGTCAAACTGGATATTCTGGTCAACGGCGAGCAGGTGGATGCGCTTTCCCAGTTGGCCCACCGGTCCAAAGCCCGCGAACGCGGTCTGAAAGCCTGTGAACAGTTGAAAAAAGAGATTCCTCGGCAGATGTTCAAGATTGCCATCCAGGCTGCCATCGGTTCAAACATCGTAGCCCGTGAAAATATTTCAGCCCTCCGTAAAGACGTAACAGCAAAATGTTATGGTGGTGATATCTCGCGAAAACGCAAGTTGCTGGAAAAACAAAAGGAAGGCAAGAAACGGATGAAAACTGTGGGTAATGTGGACATTCCTCAGAGGGCCTTTCTCGCAGTTCTAAAATCTGATCAGTAA
- the yihA gene encoding ribosome biogenesis GTP-binding protein YihA/YsxC encodes MNFNKVEFLLSAHAIGQLPEPIYPDIAFAGRSNVGKSSLINKLISRTNLVKTSSKPGKTQSLNYFLVDEAMYLVDLPGYGFAQVSQKTRQSWQELISRYVETRETLRCVVVIIDLRHELKQLDRDLIDWLRYLEVPFLPIYTKADKLSKNDQFKNAAALDAGLTLRAKDRIVFSSKTGLGVGELRCRVADIVGQANQ; translated from the coding sequence ATGAATTTTAATAAAGTAGAGTTTTTACTCTCTGCCCATGCCATCGGGCAGCTCCCTGAGCCCATCTATCCCGATATCGCCTTTGCCGGACGCTCCAACGTGGGCAAGTCCAGCCTGATCAATAAACTGATAAGCCGGACGAACCTGGTCAAAACCAGCTCTAAACCGGGAAAGACACAGAGCCTCAACTACTTCCTCGTGGACGAGGCTATGTATCTGGTGGATTTACCTGGATACGGCTTTGCCCAGGTCTCGCAAAAGACCCGTCAGAGCTGGCAGGAACTGATCTCTCGCTATGTCGAGACACGAGAAACCTTGCGCTGCGTTGTCGTTATCATTGATCTTCGACACGAACTCAAACAACTCGATCGTGATCTGATCGATTGGCTCCGCTATCTGGAGGTTCCTTTTCTCCCTATCTACACCAAAGCGGATAAACTCAGCAAAAACGATCAGTTTAAAAATGCTGCCGCTCTGGATGCCGGTCTGACCCTCAGGGCAAAGGACCGAATTGTGTTTTCGAGTAAAACCGGGCTTGGAGTGGGGGAGCTGCGCTGCCGAGTGGCGGATATCGTCGGACAAGCGAACCAATAA
- the hisG gene encoding ATP phosphoribosyltransferase: protein MSLLKLGIPKGSLEDATIALFDKSGWQIKLASRNYFPEVDDQELSCSICRPQEMSRYVESGMLDAGITGKDWTQENESDIEVIADLVYSKVSKKPTRWVIAVPGDSEITRVEQLDGKRIATELVNVTQKFFEDRGLNVDITFSWGATEAKVVSGLCDAIVEVTETETTIRAHGLRVIHEMMQSNTQLIANKAALQDPWKREKIENIAMLLQGALRADRIVGLKMNVAKENLETIIHMLPSLHAPTVAQLYKQEWFSVETVISEHQVRDLVPKLKKGGAEGIIEYSLNKVI, encoded by the coding sequence ATGAGTTTATTGAAGTTGGGAATTCCCAAAGGCAGTCTTGAGGATGCAACAATTGCTTTGTTTGACAAGTCAGGATGGCAGATAAAACTGGCCTCACGTAACTATTTTCCCGAGGTTGATGATCAGGAACTTTCCTGTTCCATCTGCCGTCCACAGGAGATGTCACGTTACGTTGAGTCCGGTATGTTGGATGCTGGTATCACCGGAAAAGACTGGACCCAAGAGAACGAGTCCGATATTGAGGTTATTGCTGACCTGGTGTACTCCAAAGTGAGCAAAAAACCTACCCGTTGGGTTATTGCAGTTCCAGGAGATTCTGAAATCACTCGTGTTGAACAGCTTGACGGCAAACGTATTGCCACCGAGCTTGTCAACGTAACTCAGAAATTTTTCGAAGATCGCGGCCTCAACGTGGATATCACCTTTTCCTGGGGTGCCACAGAAGCCAAAGTTGTCTCAGGGCTCTGTGATGCCATTGTCGAAGTAACGGAGACCGAAACCACCATCCGCGCCCATGGCCTGCGTGTCATCCATGAGATGATGCAGTCCAACACGCAGCTGATTGCCAATAAGGCGGCCCTGCAGGATCCCTGGAAACGGGAAAAAATCGAAAACATCGCTATGCTGCTCCAAGGTGCGCTGCGCGCTGATCGCATCGTTGGCCTCAAAATGAACGTGGCCAAGGAAAACCTGGAGACTATCATTCACATGCTGCCAAGCCTGCATGCGCCCACGGTCGCTCAGTTGTACAAGCAAGAGTGGTTTTCTGTTGAAACCGTTATTTCCGAGCATCAGGTACGTGACCTTGTGCCCAAACTGAAAAAAGGTGGTGCCGAGGGCATCATCGAGTATTCACTGAACAAGGTTATCTGA
- the hisI gene encoding phosphoribosyl-AMP cyclohydrolase: MIELAFAKDSKGLLPAIVQDHASGEVLMLAYINQLAWEKTLETGKAHYWSRSRNKLWLKGESSGHVQVIKEILVDCDEDTVVYKVEQLGGAACHTGYRSCFYRKVSGDMLEVTEASKVFDPDAVYGSK; this comes from the coding sequence ATGATAGAACTCGCGTTTGCTAAAGATAGCAAAGGGCTTTTGCCTGCCATTGTTCAGGACCATGCATCTGGCGAAGTTTTAATGCTTGCCTATATCAATCAACTTGCTTGGGAGAAAACCCTTGAAACTGGAAAAGCTCATTATTGGAGCCGTTCTCGCAACAAATTATGGCTCAAAGGTGAGTCCTCGGGCCATGTGCAAGTTATCAAGGAAATCCTGGTTGACTGCGATGAGGATACGGTTGTTTACAAAGTAGAACAACTTGGTGGAGCAGCCTGCCATACAGGCTATAGAAGTTGTTTTTATAGAAAGGTGTCCGGAGACATGCTTGAGGTAACAGAGGCTTCCAAAGTCTTTGATCCCGACGCGGTATACGGCTCAAAATAA
- a CDS encoding peptidylprolyl isomerase, with product MRTVQLFDTVSVSYVAKSPSGEVVESVPEEKPITLSIGQGRILKAVEASLMGMEPGEEKTVHIQPEDAYGPYHKALVHEIPRATFDGRIDPKPGMILSLAVERDGQQQQVPATVLATGNNTVTIDYNHPLAGMIISYTVKLHAIGN from the coding sequence ATGCGAACTGTTCAACTTTTTGATACTGTTTCAGTAAGTTATGTTGCCAAATCACCAAGCGGTGAGGTGGTTGAAAGTGTCCCCGAAGAAAAACCCATCACTCTGTCAATTGGCCAGGGAAGAATTCTTAAAGCTGTTGAGGCTTCCCTGATGGGAATGGAACCCGGTGAAGAGAAAACTGTCCATATTCAACCCGAGGATGCTTACGGCCCTTATCATAAGGCCCTGGTCCATGAAATACCTCGTGCCACATTTGATGGGCGGATCGATCCTAAACCCGGAATGATTCTTTCTCTAGCCGTGGAGCGTGATGGTCAGCAACAGCAGGTCCCAGCAACTGTACTTGCAACAGGAAACAATACTGTCACAATCGACTACAACCACCCCCTTGCCGGTATGATCATCAGCTACACGGTCAAACTACACGCCATTGGCAATTAA
- a CDS encoding chemotaxis protein CheW, with translation MSIEDDEILQGFVEESLEHLADIENDLLAIEERGADIDVELVNKVFRAAHSIKGGAGFMGLNAIQDLAHAAENVLGLIRSEKLIPNPDIVNVLLLAADELQRMIEDVSNSNSVDITSHVTALNAIYETGESSVSAAKPAAEPPAAPVAVQDVATEEVVAEETVTEDHPVLEEIEAELPVEEPEPVVIEPEVDIPEVSLPEISSRPKSSSSSPAKTDTNIRVAVSLLDQLMNLAGELVLSRNQLLQTITSGDVRNAEAVGQRIDLVTSELQEAIMLTRMQPIGNVFNKFPRVVRDLSKKLSKQIDLTIVGKDVELDKTIIEAINDPLTHLVRNSVDHGVEAPSVRTQKGKDARGLIVLKAYHAAGQVVIEISDDGKGLDGDALAETAIKKGLITADQAKVMSEKERINLILLPGFSTAKEITDVSGRGVGMDVVKTNLDQLGGSIEIESEVGKGSTISIKLPLTLAIIPCQIVMTGGERYAIPQVNLEELLRIPASKVKERVERVGDAEVVRLRGNLLPLIRMAEVFDITPTYYDPVQEETRKDRRRNIADRRSRSSALFGEEGEPQQERDTSNEQKRTSGERRQSASSALNIVVVSTGAMKYGLIVDRLHDSEEIVIKPLGRHLQQCQGYAGATIMGDGRIALILDVSNIARMAGLTSLEGSERASELAEAAKDAITKTRDKQALLTFSSSVIEQFGVPLNQVERVEKIKRDDIEDIGGRRVMQYRGGSLPLISIDEVASVMPLDDREDLLVIVFHIAGKDVGLLAIGPIDAIEISADIDDVTLKQPGIMGSTIIGSKTTMLVNIFEIIQISNPQWFEDHDAYAEIPVDDMNVPTILIVEDSNFFRNQVKGYMEEAGFNVLEGEDGVIAWNILEDHADEITMVVTDIEMPNMDGFALTEKIKTDDRYKHLPVIALTTLAADEDIARGKSVGVNEYHIKLDKERLMESVHRYAKAALEA, from the coding sequence ATGTCTATCGAAGATGATGAAATATTGCAGGGTTTTGTAGAAGAATCGCTCGAACATCTGGCAGATATCGAAAACGATCTCCTCGCAATTGAAGAGAGAGGCGCCGATATCGATGTAGAACTTGTCAATAAGGTCTTCAGGGCCGCCCATTCAATTAAGGGCGGTGCCGGTTTTATGGGGCTCAACGCCATCCAGGATTTAGCCCATGCCGCTGAAAATGTCCTGGGCCTTATTCGCAGTGAAAAACTCATTCCCAATCCTGATATCGTCAATGTCCTGCTCTTGGCTGCTGATGAACTTCAACGAATGATTGAAGATGTCAGTAACAGTAACTCGGTTGATATCACAAGTCATGTCACTGCTCTCAATGCAATTTATGAAACGGGTGAATCCTCTGTTTCAGCTGCCAAGCCAGCTGCTGAGCCTCCTGCTGCACCAGTTGCGGTACAGGATGTGGCAACGGAGGAGGTTGTTGCAGAAGAGACTGTTACCGAAGATCATCCGGTTCTAGAGGAAATAGAAGCTGAGCTACCGGTCGAAGAACCAGAGCCTGTGGTCATTGAACCTGAGGTAGACATTCCTGAGGTTAGCCTGCCCGAGATCAGCTCTCGACCCAAATCAAGTTCTTCAAGCCCGGCAAAAACTGATACCAATATACGGGTTGCCGTCAGTCTTTTAGACCAGCTGATGAACTTGGCAGGAGAGCTCGTTCTCTCACGCAATCAGTTGCTGCAAACCATAACATCTGGTGATGTACGTAATGCTGAGGCTGTTGGTCAACGTATCGACCTGGTGACTTCCGAGCTTCAGGAAGCCATTATGCTCACCAGGATGCAGCCCATAGGTAACGTCTTTAACAAATTTCCACGCGTGGTCCGTGATCTGTCCAAAAAACTGAGTAAGCAGATTGATTTAACCATCGTAGGGAAGGATGTAGAGCTTGATAAAACTATTATCGAAGCTATCAACGATCCACTCACCCACCTGGTACGAAACTCTGTTGATCACGGTGTTGAGGCTCCGAGTGTACGCACCCAGAAAGGCAAAGATGCCCGTGGCCTTATTGTCTTAAAAGCCTACCATGCAGCTGGCCAGGTCGTCATTGAAATCAGTGATGACGGCAAAGGGCTGGATGGTGACGCACTTGCTGAAACTGCCATTAAAAAAGGGCTGATTACCGCCGACCAGGCTAAGGTCATGTCGGAGAAGGAACGGATTAATCTGATTCTGCTTCCAGGCTTTTCTACAGCCAAGGAGATCACCGATGTCTCTGGTCGGGGCGTGGGGATGGACGTGGTTAAAACTAACCTTGACCAACTTGGTGGATCTATCGAGATCGAATCCGAGGTGGGTAAAGGTTCTACTATCTCAATTAAGCTTCCTCTGACCCTGGCTATTATCCCCTGTCAGATCGTTATGACCGGTGGAGAGCGATATGCAATACCGCAGGTAAATTTAGAAGAATTATTGCGTATTCCAGCCTCTAAAGTCAAAGAACGTGTTGAACGCGTGGGAGATGCTGAAGTTGTCCGCCTGCGTGGCAATCTCCTCCCTCTTATTCGCATGGCTGAGGTCTTTGATATCACCCCGACCTATTATGATCCAGTCCAAGAAGAAACGAGGAAAGATCGTCGACGCAACATTGCTGATCGACGCTCAAGATCATCTGCTCTTTTTGGCGAGGAGGGAGAACCACAACAAGAACGTGACACCAGCAACGAGCAGAAACGCACATCCGGTGAGCGACGTCAAAGTGCATCGAGTGCTTTAAACATCGTCGTTGTTTCAACCGGTGCCATGAAATACGGGCTTATAGTTGACCGCCTCCACGACTCAGAGGAAATTGTTATCAAGCCTCTTGGACGTCATCTTCAGCAGTGCCAGGGGTATGCAGGTGCAACCATCATGGGCGATGGCAGGATTGCGCTTATCCTCGATGTCTCGAATATTGCTCGCATGGCTGGCCTGACCTCTCTTGAAGGATCAGAACGAGCATCTGAGCTAGCGGAAGCGGCCAAAGATGCAATCACCAAGACACGAGATAAACAGGCTCTGCTCACCTTTTCAAGTTCTGTAATTGAGCAGTTTGGCGTACCGCTTAACCAGGTTGAGCGTGTGGAAAAAATCAAACGTGATGATATCGAGGATATCGGGGGGCGTCGCGTCATGCAGTATCGTGGTGGCAGTCTGCCGCTGATAAGTATCGATGAAGTCGCCTCTGTGATGCCGCTTGATGATCGTGAAGATCTGCTGGTTATTGTTTTCCATATTGCAGGCAAAGACGTGGGGCTCCTGGCTATTGGGCCGATTGATGCAATCGAAATCAGTGCGGATATTGATGATGTTACCCTTAAACAGCCTGGTATTATGGGCTCCACCATCATTGGTTCTAAAACCACTATGTTGGTCAATATATTTGAAATTATACAAATTTCAAATCCTCAGTGGTTTGAGGATCATGATGCCTATGCAGAAATTCCCGTCGATGACATGAATGTTCCGACCATTCTTATTGTCGAAGATTCTAACTTTTTCCGTAACCAGGTAAAAGGCTATATGGAAGAGGCTGGATTCAACGTGCTAGAAGGTGAGGATGGGGTAATTGCATGGAATATTTTAGAAGACCATGCGGATGAGATCACCATGGTGGTGACTGATATTGAAATGCCCAACATGGACGGATTTGCCCTTACCGAAAAAATAAAAACCGACGATCGATATAAACACCTTCCTGTCATCGCGCTGACGACCTTGGCTGCCGATGAGGACATTGCACGCGGGAAATCAGTTGGTGTCAATGAATACCACATTAAACTCGATAAAGAACGACTTATGGAAAGTGTCCATCGTTACGCTAAAGCCGCTCTCGAAGCCTAA
- a CDS encoding methyl-accepting chemotaxis protein has translation MRHLRLSIKWKILILVLLGPVLIGSILTWQRITNMREQAIESIITRSEGIVLMAEAAREQMAEKLSQGIIKPFEQLTAANIMGAVPVITAIDAAHSKAQEAGFEFRVPKIDPRNPKNTPTALEREVLAALKKDKLSHKVLIEKDQIRYFRPIYLSKDCLYCHGDPQGTRDVTGGTKEGWREGEMHGAFEIISSLEKANKAVGSAIWSVLITVGCIVGAVAFVCFYLVQSGIVRPVRLVNEFIGKIAAGDLQSSLKVNSGDEIGSMVDKLSNMTGKLNQIIREISAASDEITGSSRQLGASAENFSLKAEDTFNRTINVAAAAEEMSANMASVSAATEEASTNITLVSTATDEMTSTIHEIVSSTEKAQEITKAAVREAGAASERVDELGRAAVEIGKVTEAITEISEQTNLLALNATIEAARAGEAGKGFAVVANEIKELARQTAGATGEIKDRIGSIQNTTEATVRQIQQITQVISEVNTIVTSIVTAVEEQSATTGEIATNINQASMGIQEVTENVAQASTVSGDVAQDIVEVSQSAEAITEGSDEVKQSAGNLSEVAQKLKEIVGHFKV, from the coding sequence ATGCGTCATTTACGTCTGAGCATAAAATGGAAAATACTGATCCTGGTCTTACTTGGCCCTGTACTTATCGGATCGATATTGACTTGGCAGCGAATTACAAATATGCGCGAGCAGGCTATTGAATCAATCATTACCCGTAGTGAAGGGATAGTGCTGATGGCTGAAGCTGCCAGGGAACAGATGGCTGAAAAACTAAGCCAAGGAATTATAAAACCGTTTGAGCAGTTGACAGCTGCAAACATCATGGGAGCCGTACCAGTTATTACGGCTATTGATGCTGCTCATTCCAAGGCCCAAGAAGCAGGATTCGAATTCAGGGTACCAAAGATTGATCCTCGTAATCCTAAAAATACGCCAACAGCACTCGAGCGGGAAGTGCTTGCAGCACTGAAAAAGGATAAACTATCCCATAAAGTTCTGATTGAGAAAGATCAGATTCGATATTTTCGTCCTATTTATCTTTCTAAAGATTGCCTGTATTGCCATGGTGATCCCCAGGGTACTCGGGATGTTACAGGGGGGACCAAAGAAGGCTGGAGAGAGGGAGAAATGCATGGTGCTTTTGAAATTATCAGCTCTCTTGAAAAAGCAAATAAAGCAGTTGGCAGTGCTATTTGGAGTGTCCTCATCACGGTGGGGTGTATTGTCGGTGCTGTGGCGTTTGTCTGCTTTTACCTAGTCCAGTCTGGAATCGTACGCCCGGTTCGACTGGTCAATGAGTTTATCGGCAAAATTGCTGCTGGAGATTTACAGAGCTCCTTGAAGGTTAACTCTGGTGATGAGATCGGGAGCATGGTTGACAAGCTCTCGAATATGACCGGAAAGCTTAATCAGATTATCCGTGAAATTTCCGCAGCCAGCGATGAAATTACAGGCTCTTCAAGACAACTGGGTGCCTCTGCGGAAAATTTCTCCCTTAAAGCAGAAGACACGTTTAATCGGACCATTAACGTGGCTGCAGCGGCTGAAGAGATGAGTGCCAACATGGCCTCGGTGTCAGCTGCTACGGAAGAAGCGTCCACCAACATTACCCTCGTGAGTACTGCAACCGATGAGATGACCTCAACGATCCATGAGATTGTATCCTCGACCGAAAAAGCGCAGGAGATAACTAAAGCAGCCGTGCGTGAAGCAGGGGCAGCCTCGGAACGCGTTGATGAACTTGGGCGAGCAGCTGTTGAAATCGGCAAGGTCACTGAAGCTATCACAGAAATTTCTGAACAGACCAACCTGTTGGCGCTTAATGCTACCATCGAGGCTGCCCGGGCCGGAGAGGCTGGCAAAGGATTTGCGGTAGTGGCCAATGAAATCAAAGAACTGGCTCGGCAAACAGCTGGTGCAACTGGGGAGATTAAAGATCGGATTGGTTCGATTCAGAATACAACTGAAGCCACTGTTCGTCAGATTCAGCAGATCACTCAGGTGATCTCAGAGGTCAATACCATCGTTACTTCCATAGTGACAGCGGTTGAAGAGCAGTCAGCCACCACCGGCGAGATTGCAACCAATATCAACCAGGCGTCCATGGGAATCCAAGAGGTCACTGAAAATGTGGCCCAGGCTTCAACCGTGTCCGGTGATGTGGCTCAAGATATTGTTGAGGTCAGTCAGTCGGCTGAGGCAATCACTGAGGGCAGCGATGAAGTAAAACAGAGTGCTGGAAACCTCTCTGAGGTAGCGCAAAAACTCAAGGAAATCGTTGGTCATTTTAAGGTTTGA